The DNA segment TTATATAGCTTTATTGACCTATGATTGTAGTATTTTTGTCCATTTTGTCAGATAAAGAGATATTATTATCGTTCGAATAACCCTTGCCATTTTTAACAAAAATAAGGCTGACTCTTTATGGGCCAGTCAAGAATTATGCATCTTTTTCTTTTATTTTTAAACACTCTTTGAAAAATTTATCAGGCTCTTCAAAATTCAAAAGGTGCGCAGAGTTTTCAAACCAAATAAATTCTTTATACGGTGCTTCCAACAGCTCAAAATATTGCTTTGCCAATGAAGAAGGCACTTGATAATCATGTTTGCCCGCAAAGATAAAAACAGGTACTTCTAAGCTAGGGACCGATGTTCGAAAATCAATCTTCAGCAATTGAGGCCAAATGGTTTCTAAGGATAATTTTCCTGCTTTCATGTAGGTAAACCAATCTTTAAGTGTATACTCTGTTCCAAATAACATATTGGAATAAACAAGATTATACAGACCCACACCCACTATCGAACCTCCGAATGCCGACAGCCATTTCCCTTTTACATCGAGAAATTTCATATCAGCAGGATTAAACGCAATTCCTTCTAAATCCTTTAGCGCCTTTGTTTTTCTCTGTTCAATAGCCTTTTTCAATGTAAACTCATATGAGAGCTTTTCACCCTCTTGGAAATCCACTACCTGCCCAATTCCTATGTAACTATGAATATAGTCCGGTTTTTTTTGCGCAGCTAATGTCCCCAAGACCGAGCCCCATGAATGCCCAACTAAAAATAACTTCGATTGCTGGAAGCGATTTAATAAATACTCCATTAGCTCAATCGTATCATTGAGGATATTCTCAACAGTCAACTCTTCTTTTTTTGTATCAGAAGAAAACGATAATCCCGAGCCTCGTTGATCCCAGTTGACGACAATAAATTCTTTTTCAAGCTCCCGTTGAAACTTAGGGGCAAAACCAATTTGGGCCGATCCTGGTCCTCCATGTAAAAAAAGCATAATAGGATTGGCAATATTTTCTCCTCTTAGCAAAATCGTTTGCTTGACTCCGCCAATCACAACTTCCTCTATTTCTGCAATGGATTCAAAATCACTAACAATTTTTTTCGTTTTTCGTGTAAACATCTTGACCCCTCCAAGGGTTATTAAACTAATTTACTCTGACATATCCATTATATCCCAAAAATATTATACAGCTTAAATACAATTAATCATATAAAAATAATGCAGGAATTGAAATTTATGGTAAATTTAAGTTTATAAGATTTAAAGAAATGGTTGGTGACAAACATGTTAGAAAAATTCCTTGTTCACATGTCAGCGTTTCAGCAAGAAAGAATGGTTAGAGTATACCTTCCGAAAAACTATGAAACAGAAACTAAACAGTATCCTGTGTTATACATGCACGATGGTCAGTATGTTTTTGAAGATGAAAGTGCTATTAAAGGGGTATCCTTAGGAATGAAGGATTACTTAGATGCAAGTGGATTACAGATTATCGTTGTAGGAATTGACTTAAATACCGAAGTAAAAGGACGGATTAACGAGTACTGCCCATGGGTGAATGGTGAAACAAGCAGAAAAATATTAGGTTATGCTGATCCATCCGGCGGTAGAGGGGACGACTATCTTGATTTCATCGTCAAGGAACTTAAGCCCTTGATAGACAGTAATTACCGAACACTAGTGGACCATACTTCGATGGCGGGGATTTCGTTAGGAGCTATCCTATCCACTTATGCAGCCTGCAAGTACCCACATATTTTTAAAAGAATAGCTGCCATATCCCCTGGCTTTTATCGAAACCAGGAGGAAATTGAAAATTTGTTAAGGAAATCAGACTTGTCAGCCATCGAGAGATTCTACATGGACTTAGGGAAAAAAGAAGTGGGCGATGATGCAGAAATGAATCGAGTTTTCCTTGATCTTACCAATAGTGTATATGAGATTTTAAAAGATAAGGTGGAGGACATCAGCTTTCAATTAATCGAAGATGCACAGCATAGTTATACTTTCTTTAGAAAAAGAATTCCTACTATCCTTTCTTATTTATTTTCAGATTTATAATCAGATACTTGTGACACAAAAGAACGGTATGGCTTTTGATTCGCCACACAGTTCTTTTTAAAATGGTTTTAAGATCATTAGAGCAATAATAATTAAAAAGATTAGATTTTCTAGGTGTTCATATCGGAAAAGAACTTTAGCTAGCCGCCAATATTCTTCAGGAATTTCTTCGCCATTATGCGATTCGAGTAAAGCTTTGACTGGTTTTGACCTTGGAGACAGAACAAGCGGGCCAATCGCAAGAGCTGCTAAGAAGAGAGTAAGGCTTATAACATACCATCCCATCTTGAACAAGCTTGGATTTAAGAGTCCCATCGCTATTCCAGTAATCAGTAAAAGGGTTCCTCCTACCATAACAAATATATGAAGTTTATGCCTAATCTTATATGAATGCCTTAATTCGGTCATGTTTTTGCCCGATTTAACAACAGTTGTTAAAATAAACCCAGGTCCCATTCCCAAAATAGCTGAAAAAATATGAATGAACACAATTACTTTGTATAGAGAAACCACTGGTGCTCAACCTCCCATTTCCTGCATGCTCCCATTTTACCATAAACTACTCTTCTTCAATCTTATATATTACGATTTGGCATAGTTTTTACTTGGAGTTGTCAACGATTTATCACATTTTAAAGTGGTTAATGATTGAATTCAGGGGTTATCTCTCACATGAGAAAAACCGGCAAGACCATAATTGGTTTGCCGGTTTGAAGTTTATTCAGTTTGCATGTGGTAGTTAGCGATTATTTTGTTCCGACTCAAATTGTACGGGGTCTGGAACCTCGCCTTCCTCCGATAATTCTTTATTGGTTTTTAATGATTCCATTTCCTTCCCAAGTTGTTTCACCTCATCCTCATCGGCTGCCATTGAACCATTTGGCTGAGGCTGGATAGAGCGGTAATCATCTATATTTACTACATTGTTTTTCAAGTAATCAGCCATCTCATTTAATTTACTATCTGCGGCATCTCTAACTGGAATGGGAATCCTTTCTTCCCCATACAAGAATGGCTTTCCTAGTTTCGCCTGATCAGGATCTTCTAAATTTCGTTCAACCGGAATCTCTAACCAATAGATGGATTCAGTAGAAGAATCCCGCAATGCTACTCTATATTTTACCGATTCACCTATACCCATCATTGAAAAACCTTGCTCTGTCATGATTGAATGGATTTCAGTAAACGGCATTTCTTCAGAAACAAGTGCTTTAGCCTTCATCCTTCTGCTCCTCTCCCTGATTCCTTTTTAATCGAACTCATTGTCGACTTATCTCTGTTTACCCTAAATCAGGGGAGATGAAACAATAATGTAGAAAAGTATGTTAATCACGCGGGTTGACTATCGCCAACACTTGATGGTCTTCCCATTTACCGTTGATCCTTACATTTTTCACAGCAATACCTTCCTTATGAAAGCCAGCCTTCTCTAACACGCGAATTGATCCAAAATTGTGCGGCATAACCCCTGCTTCAATCCTATGTAAATTCAATTCATTGAAAGCATATTCAACCATTAGCTTAGCCGCTTCTGTTGTGTACCCTTTGCCATTATGCTTTTTATCTAAAAAATAACCAATAAATGCGCTTTGGAGCGAGCCCCTCATGACATGGAATAGATTAATTGTTCCTATTAAATTATCATCATATGTAAAAATGCCAAAATTATAAGACTGATCGTTTTGACTATCCTCTTGATAGAGCTTTATTCTATAAAGCTGTGTTTTCAATGTATAGAAGTCTTCACTTCGCTCCATAGAAAATTGTTGAAAAAAATCACAATTTTCAAGCTGTAGTTCGAGCAATGCGGCAGCATCATTGGGATTAAACGGTCTTATATAAATCGATTCACTCTTGAACATGTTATTGAATCACTCCTCCCACTGACTATTTTATATGCAGCACCATATGTTCATCGTTGTAATATACACCATTTATTCTCAAAGCTTTTTCCTCTAGACCAAACGTCTGAAACCCTAATTTAGAATAGAGTTTTTTCGCTTTTTCATTACTTGCAGTGACAGATAGGTTTATTTTTTCAATAACATCGATTGTTTTCGCTTTATTAACTGCCGCTGTAAGCAGGGCCTCCCCGATTCCAGAACCTTGTTTTCTTGGCGTGACATACATCGCGAAGATATTGGCCCTGTGCTGAATCTTTTCTGCTTTTTCCAAAAGTAACGTGACAACGCCAATAAGTTCTTCCCCATCGAACGCTCCGAAGGTATAGTTTCCTTCTGCGGTGAAATTACGAGCTACCTGTTCAACGGGATTCTCCCGTTTGACGGCCTCTTCATAACTCGTTAAAAAAGCTTCTGGATTTTCCTTTAATGCTTCTAGTCTCAATTCCCAATACTTTTCTGCATCAGCAGGAGTCAATAGTCTAATGTTCATACTAGATCTCCCTTCATACAAGCTTCGCCATATAGTATTCATCCACAAACTCACCGTCTATTAATAGGGAATCCTTTTTGGTTCCTTCCACTTCAAATCCCATTTTCTTATACAAAGCGACACCTGCAACATTTTGCGTGACGGTCGTTAGTTCGAGACGGCGGACTTTTCTATCAACTGCCCATTCTTCCAGTTTCTCAAATATCGTGGTTCCAATGCCCTGCCCTCTATAATCTTTTAAAATACCAATAACTACATATACAGAGTGCTGATTTCTTTTTGCCGTACCGCCCATTGCAAACATGTAGCCAACCAATTGTTCTTCGTTTTCCGCTACAAAAATGGTGGAGTTCTCGCTTTTTTGAATCGAGTGGATTCTTTGCTGTTGTTGTTCAGGTGTAATTTGTCGTTCACCCGGTTCCATCAGCATAAAATCAGATTCTTTCTCAACCTGCTTTATAAGCGCAACCAGATTTTCTGCATCGGATTCTTCTACTTCTCTAACAAACATAGAAATCCCTCTTCCTAATAATGATATATATCCTATTTAATGTCGTGGAGCCCAAAGGATAATCGATGCACCGAGTAAGCAAATCACCGCTCCAAGCCAATCGTACATGTCTGGAGTTTTTTTATCGACTAACCATCCCCATAACACCGACAGAACGATAAAGACTCCTCCATAGGCAGCATAAACTCTACCAAACGAAGGAAATGCCTGAAAAGTGGCTATAATCCCGTACAAAACAAGAGTAATTCCTCCAAAAATCCCCAAAGAAAGAGGTTTTCCTTCTCTTAGCCATAACCAAATCAGATACCCTCCACCTATTTCCGCTAGTCCGGCAAGAATAAATAAAACCATAGCTTTAATAATAACAACCACATCCTATAAACTTTTAAGTAATAGTATTTTCTATTCCTATTACCAATATAAACACTGTTAAAAAAGACTGCCAGCAATAGCAGCCCTATCCTACTTTATTCTTCTTAATAAACACTTCAACTTGTTCCATTATTTCTTTCATTGCCTCAATGGATGCCAAGGTATCCTTGCTAATTTCTAAGCTATGATCAGCCTTAGGTATAACAACCGTACTCACTAAATGATTGTTCTTAAAGGCTTCTAACCTCTCTTCAATAAAATGATGGTCCTCATCTCCAATGACACAAAGAGAAGGCAGGTCCGTTTTCAACAGTGCCTCGTAAACCCGATCTTCTTTTATTAGAGGAGTTAACCAGATTCCTACTGTATTTCGAAGGAAGTCTCTTTGAGTCCACTCCATCGCCATTGGTACCGTTCCAATTGATTTACTTACTAACAAGCACTGCTCATAGGAAGATTCTTTTAACACCGCATCGACCACAGCCTTCACATCATCAAACATCCACTGGTCCTGTTCCGGATTAGTAAGCTTTCTAAACTGTTCATTTTTCACAAAGTTATAATTGATATGAAGAACATCAATGTTGTTATTCAAACACACGCCCGTCGCATAATGAAACAACGGTCGCTGAGTGGTATAACCCAGTCCTGGGAGCATAATACAAATACTTATATTTCGCTTTTCACTACGTATCCATGTATACGGTATAGTAGAATATTCATTTCTAACTACTTCATTTTCGAAAAATTGGTACATTTCATTCACCTCTTTGGTTGATTACTAGGATAGGTGGTGGGAAGAACATGATGGTAATCCCAGCAAATAATGGTCGCACTATCGCGTCCATAACTTTCATTAACATGTTCTAAAACATGTTTTACACTGTTTTCTATATTAGGAGGAGAGGGCTGCCCATAGAAATCTTGGTAAAGATTCTTAGGAGTCTCATAGTATCGATTACCACATTCCAAAACCCCATCTGTCACCAAAACCATTCGATTATAGCCTGTTCTGAGTTCCCTGACCCCGGAAGAATAACACGGAACAGGTTGGGCAAAGGTATTTACTTGGCCTATCCATTCATAAAATTGTCGTTGATTAAGTCCATATTGTCCTAACCTATGTAAGTCCTCATGCAGGAGATAGAGGACACAATCTCCGACGGAAAACCACCATATATATTTATCTTTTCTTACACACAACAGGCATGCCGTTTCACCCTGAACTTGTTTACAAGCTTCTAGAAAATACTCGGATTGGAAAATGGTTAGAATATGCTTTTCCAATGATACGAAGACCGTTTCCAAAGACTCTCCTAAAATGGAACCTAGCTTTTCCGATTCTTGTAAAATAGTATGGATAACTAATTCCACACTTTCTGCACTGTTGTGTCCATCCAATACCATGGCAAATTCCCAGTCTAGCCCCGCCATAACCAGGGCCCCATCTTCATTTTTATTAGCTCCTGCTTGTTGATTTCCACCATATCGCCCTAAGACCATGTGATGACATGTATCAAATTTAATTTGGTTGATGCACGGATCGTCCAGACCAATCCAATGCATTTGTCTGAAATTTGCTTTGTTTTCTGCTGAATTCATTTAGGGACTTCCTCCTATTGTAAAAAGATTAAGTATCTATCCTACAAATTTGATTTCAGCTATTTTACCACTTTCAATAAAACCGATATTTTGATATACCTTATTGGAATCGGGGTTACTGATATCCGCATACAACATTGGTACAAGTCCCTCCGCATGAATAATTACACATAATTCCGCTACTAGCGCACTTGCATAGCCATTCTTCCGATGCATGACAGGAGTATAAACCGCATTAATCCGGGCATGTCTAGGTGAACGATGTGAAATATTCGCCATGGACACCGGCTTTTCATCCACAAGCCAAAGGTACAAGTTTCCAGCCTCTATCATTGTTTGTGCCTTAGATCGCTGAGTACTAGCTTCCACTGACGTACCAAATGCATCCTCTACAAAACCTGCAAGATAGGTAGCCACAGTATCTATGTCTTCTAAAGCGGCTTTTCGAATCTCCCCTGGTACATTGACTGGCTTTATCACCTTTGGACAATGATAAGATTCCATGGTCATTACCGTTTCATAGCCAATTCCCCTCTTTTTTGAAAAAACCTCCGCAAACATTTCTGCAGTCTGAGGATCCCCTGATACCCCAGGAAGCTGATTACTGTTTAAATAGCTTACTAGATTTTGAAATATTTCCTTCTGTTCCTCTAATTGTGTCTCCTTGGATACCCACAACCATGCCTTTTGTCCCTGCGTTTGTGCAAAGACCATCCTATTATCTGTCGTCTTTATGCTTAAAGCATCACTAACCTCAGTGATTCGATGTATCAGATTATATTGTACTTCATCAGTGAGAAAAGAACCTCCATCCCCCAATAACTCATCATTCGTTTCAAGTCTAATAAACATACATCGAGCCTCCTCATCTCATCGATAAAAGTATCCTAGATAAATTCGCCAAATTTACTTAAC comes from the Neobacillus sp. PS2-9 genome and includes:
- a CDS encoding alpha/beta hydrolase translates to MFTRKTKKIVSDFESIAEIEEVVIGGVKQTILLRGENIANPIMLFLHGGPGSAQIGFAPKFQRELEKEFIVVNWDQRGSGLSFSSDTKKEELTVENILNDTIELMEYLLNRFQQSKLFLVGHSWGSVLGTLAAQKKPDYIHSYIGIGQVVDFQEGEKLSYEFTLKKAIEQRKTKALKDLEGIAFNPADMKFLDVKGKWLSAFGGSIVGVGLYNLVYSNMLFGTEYTLKDWFTYMKAGKLSLETIWPQLLKIDFRTSVPSLEVPVFIFAGKHDYQVPSSLAKQYFELLEAPYKEFIWFENSAHLLNFEEPDKFFKECLKIKEKDA
- a CDS encoding alpha/beta hydrolase-fold protein, whose translation is MLEKFLVHMSAFQQERMVRVYLPKNYETETKQYPVLYMHDGQYVFEDESAIKGVSLGMKDYLDASGLQIIVVGIDLNTEVKGRINEYCPWVNGETSRKILGYADPSGGRGDDYLDFIVKELKPLIDSNYRTLVDHTSMAGISLGAILSTYAACKYPHIFKRIAAISPGFYRNQEEIENLLRKSDLSAIERFYMDLGKKEVGDDAEMNRVFLDLTNSVYEILKDKVEDISFQLIEDAQHSYTFFRKRIPTILSYLFSDL
- a CDS encoding DUF2269 family protein, coding for MVSLYKVIVFIHIFSAILGMGPGFILTTVVKSGKNMTELRHSYKIRHKLHIFVMVGGTLLLITGIAMGLLNPSLFKMGWYVISLTLFLAALAIGPLVLSPRSKPVKALLESHNGEEIPEEYWRLAKVLFRYEHLENLIFLIIIALMILKPF
- a CDS encoding GNAT family protein; the encoded protein is MFKSESIYIRPFNPNDAAALLELQLENCDFFQQFSMERSEDFYTLKTQLYRIKLYQEDSQNDQSYNFGIFTYDDNLIGTINLFHVMRGSLQSAFIGYFLDKKHNGKGYTTEAAKLMVEYAFNELNLHRIEAGVMPHNFGSIRVLEKAGFHKEGIAVKNVRINGKWEDHQVLAIVNPRD
- a CDS encoding GNAT family N-acetyltransferase, whose protein sequence is MNIRLLTPADAEKYWELRLEALKENPEAFLTSYEEAVKRENPVEQVARNFTAEGNYTFGAFDGEELIGVVTLLLEKAEKIQHRANIFAMYVTPRKQGSGIGEALLTAAVNKAKTIDVIEKINLSVTASNEKAKKLYSKLGFQTFGLEEKALRINGVYYNDEHMVLHIK
- a CDS encoding GNAT family N-acetyltransferase, encoding MFVREVEESDAENLVALIKQVEKESDFMLMEPGERQITPEQQQQRIHSIQKSENSTIFVAENEEQLVGYMFAMGGTAKRNQHSVYVVIGILKDYRGQGIGTTIFEKLEEWAVDRKVRRLELTTVTQNVAGVALYKKMGFEVEGTKKDSLLIDGEFVDEYYMAKLV
- a CDS encoding YnfA family protein; its protein translation is MVLFILAGLAEIGGGYLIWLWLREGKPLSLGIFGGITLVLYGIIATFQAFPSFGRVYAAYGGVFIVLSVLWGWLVDKKTPDMYDWLGAVICLLGASIILWAPRH
- a CDS encoding alpha/beta family hydrolase, which translates into the protein MYQFFENEVVRNEYSTIPYTWIRSEKRNISICIMLPGLGYTTQRPLFHYATGVCLNNNIDVLHINYNFVKNEQFRKLTNPEQDQWMFDDVKAVVDAVLKESSYEQCLLVSKSIGTVPMAMEWTQRDFLRNTVGIWLTPLIKEDRVYEALLKTDLPSLCVIGDEDHHFIEERLEAFKNNHLVSTVVIPKADHSLEISKDTLASIEAMKEIMEQVEVFIKKNKVG
- a CDS encoding protein phosphatase 2C domain-containing protein, yielding MNSAENKANFRQMHWIGLDDPCINQIKFDTCHHMVLGRYGGNQQAGANKNEDGALVMAGLDWEFAMVLDGHNSAESVELVIHTILQESEKLGSILGESLETVFVSLEKHILTIFQSEYFLEACKQVQGETACLLCVRKDKYIWWFSVGDCVLYLLHEDLHRLGQYGLNQRQFYEWIGQVNTFAQPVPCYSSGVRELRTGYNRMVLVTDGVLECGNRYYETPKNLYQDFYGQPSPPNIENSVKHVLEHVNESYGRDSATIICWDYHHVLPTTYPSNQPKR
- a CDS encoding GNAT family N-acetyltransferase codes for the protein MFIRLETNDELLGDGGSFLTDEVQYNLIHRITEVSDALSIKTTDNRMVFAQTQGQKAWLWVSKETQLEEQKEIFQNLVSYLNSNQLPGVSGDPQTAEMFAEVFSKKRGIGYETVMTMESYHCPKVIKPVNVPGEIRKAALEDIDTVATYLAGFVEDAFGTSVEASTQRSKAQTMIEAGNLYLWLVDEKPVSMANISHRSPRHARINAVYTPVMHRKNGYASALVAELCVIIHAEGLVPMLYADISNPDSNKVYQNIGFIESGKIAEIKFVG